Proteins encoded together in one Desulfobacter hydrogenophilus window:
- a CDS encoding TrbM/KikA/MpfK family conjugal transfer protein translates to MKNFSAINIIFFACILFLSGTSLSWGDDDLTNEEKLACESILCLSSGDRPPECNPSLKRFFGIDEKDDRKKFLKKCPDSDADGMPKLINALVNYNCSACTVEKLNKRFVEVRFTTGRRRSIKDSSYSYTTIRAVDPEMPSYCGQYYAALRGNDYTAYSTYADFQPVYGDYALGARREDDEGKAYYIVNTRGMSSQEKQQAITAIQNNHWEWLE, encoded by the coding sequence ATGAAAAATTTTTCAGCAATAAATATAATTTTCTTTGCCTGTATATTGTTTTTAAGTGGAACGTCTCTTTCATGGGGAGATGACGATTTAACGAACGAAGAAAAATTGGCTTGTGAATCCATCTTGTGTTTATCTTCGGGGGATCGTCCACCAGAGTGTAACCCATCCTTAAAGCGTTTTTTTGGAATTGATGAAAAAGATGATAGAAAAAAGTTCTTAAAAAAATGTCCGGATTCAGATGCAGACGGTATGCCTAAATTAATTAATGCCCTCGTTAATTACAATTGCTCTGCTTGTACCGTGGAAAAATTAAATAAACGGTTTGTTGAGGTAAGATTTACAACAGGTCGTCGTAGAAGCATTAAAGATTCCAGTTATTCTTATACTACGATCCGTGCCGTTGATCCGGAGATGCCATCATATTGTGGACAATATTATGCCGCCCTTAGAGGTAATGACTATACAGCATATTCAACATATGCTGATTTTCAACCCGTTTACGGCGATTATGCTTTAGGTGCAAGACGTGAAGACGATGAAGGCAAAGCCTATTATATTGTTAATACAAGAGGCATGAGTTCACAAGAAAAACAACAGGCCATAACCGCAATACAAAATAATCATTGGGAATGGCTTGAATAG